Sequence from the Tindallia californiensis genome:
AAAAGACGCACACTGCCGTCCTAAAATAATCAATCAGTTGCCAAGCTTCCTGCGTCAGCTTGCCTGCGTCCTCCGACAGCCAGGGGAATTGTACGCATTCCTCTAGGCTGGTCAAGGCCATCCGGAAAGGCGCCGGCTGCCAGCAAGCTGGTTGCGATGCAAGCCTTGACAAGCCTGATCGTAATGCTTAACTTCTTTTTCCCCCGCCGGAGGTACGCCGGTTAGGTCAAGTGCAAGTTCAAGACACAATACGGCTGCTGGCTGTCCGATGATCTTGGGTAGCTTTTGAAAATGACATTTTTTTATTCCAGCTGGTCAGAAATCTTGCGACTTTTTTCCAACTCTTTTCGGATCCTTCTGGTGCCGTCCCTAAACTGTTCCTCTTTTGTCCCTTGCATCCCAAGGTTAGCTGTGTATTATAATTCGGCATAGCTAAGAATTTCAAGGCGTAAAAAAGCCCCCCTAAGTGGGGAGCTACGGGAGGATCATTCTGAGCGATCTAAGGTGAGAAAGAGTATCGGTCAAGTGATGCATCGCTTCCTTTCTTGTATCAAACTTGTAGCTGTAAATATGCTCATTTTTTCCTTCTATCTCTCTAATTGTCCAGAGATTATCTACTCTTACAACCTCTAACACTCTATTTTCAAAGTTTGCTTTCATCCTTAAAGCTCCTTTCTGTTTTCTAAAATCTCTTCGAAGTTTTCAGCTGTTATTTAGGCTGCTGCCAGTTCTTTCGGAAGCTCCATCAGATAGCTTTCATCACCTGTGCTTTCATTGTAATATACGCAGTTGGCATCATTCCAACGGTACAGCTGCTTCATCCAAATAAACTCGTATACAATTGCCTCTTCCAAACTCTTGGAGTAAATCACACTTAAAATCCCTGTTTGTTTCTTCATTGTCATTACCACCTTTCTTGATTTTGGAATATACACAAATTGTGTACATGTACTGTTGACGATTAAAACTTGAAAAACCGATGAACGCACTGATAAATCGGCGTTTTCTGGTGTGCTTGAATATAATTATATCATATATGTAGAATTATGTCTACAAATTGTTGATAATATACACAAATTGTGTTATGCTGTGTATATACTGAAATTTAAGAAAGGAGGGGAGACATGATAAAAAGAATTAAAGAAGAGATAAAACAAAAAGGATTAAAACATGGATTCGTTGCTAATAAAGTAGGGATGTCGTATAAAACTTTTTCAGCGGCTATGAATGGCAGGCGGCGGATTACCATTGAAGAGTTGGTAAGGATCAGTAAAGTATTGGACGTACCAGTAGAAAAATTGATCGAAGGAGTGATTGAAGATGATCGAATTACACACACCAGCTGAAGCGGCTGAGCTGTTAAAAGTTTCAAGAGATACGGTTTATACTCTGATACATACACGGGAGCTTCCGAGCGTAAAGATCCGTGGGCAATACCGAGTGAGAGGGATAGACTTAGAAAATTATATAAGTGAAGCGCTTGGATGGGAGGCGTAACTATGTACGATCCTTACGATGCGAAAGGTTTTTCTAATTTACAATGTCCTACGCAAAAGATATTTCGTGTTTTCTGTGTGAGGTTCTGGAATGCCTGGGGCGAGAAATCAAGAAAGAAAAAACAGCCTAAAGAGGTCAAGTTGGCAGCGGATGAAAACGGCATTTTTTTGAAAGTGACCTGTGCAGACGGAGAGTGGTACCACGTCACCAATACGGGCGAGTGGTATTAAAAAGAAAAAAGGAGCCGGAAACAGAGGTGGGGTTGTATGGCTAAGGGCTTCGTTAAACTACATCGGGACATTCAGGAACACTGGCTGTGGGGAAAAGATACTTTTTCAAAAGGTCAGGCATTTATGGATATGGTGATGCTTGCAAGTCATGAAGAAGTTACGTTCCCACACGGTAATCAGTTGATTACTTTACAGCGTGGACAATTTCTCAGCAGTATCGAAAAACTTGCGAAGAAGTGGGGATGGGGAGAAAAGAAAGCCCGGAATTTTTTTAATCTGTTAATTAGAGATGGAATGCTATCGAAGGATTCAACAAAAAGGTTTACTGTTTTTACTATATTAAACTATGAGAAGTGGCAAGGAGAAGGATCGAAAGAGAGCCGGACAGAAGCCGAGCTGAAGCCGGGCAGAAGGAGCCCCAAAAGCCGGACTGAAACCCTTGATAGTGTAAGCCTAAAAGGAAATAAAGCCGGACAAAAGCCGGACAAGGGGGACTTTGAAAGCTCTAAAAAAGCCGACATTCAAGAAATGAAGAAGAAAGAAATAAAGAAAAAAGGAAAAGAAGAGACGGAAGCAGAATCGAAAAAAATTCCTTATCAACGAGTTGTCGAATTATTCCACTCAGCCTGTCCTTCTTTTCCTAGGATTATCAAGCTGACAGATGCGAGAAAGAAAACCATTGCGGCCAGGTGGAAAGAATACGACCAAGGAATAAAACCTTTTTTTCAATTATTTAACGCTGCTGAATCATCCGACTTTCTAAAAGGAAAAAATGAACGAAAATGGCGAGCGAACTTTGATTGGCTGATGAAATCGGACAATATGGCTAAAGCATTGGAGGGGAACTACGGTAATAAAAAAGGGGGCGAAGGGAATGAAAGATATAGTGGAGAATGTGATCAGTATAAGAGCCTCGGAATTGACCTCGACCAGCTGGAAGTGTGAAGTTTGCAATAAGCCCAAAAAAACAAAACTTGTATTACTTGGAAAAGAAAGAGTTGTTCGTTGTAATTGTGAATGCGAAACAATGGACTACGAAGCAAAGAAAGCTGAAGAGCAACGTCGGAAACAGTTGAAAGCTATTGAAAAACTGAAGAGATACAGCTTAATGGATTCTAAATTTCATGGCAGCACACTGACTTCCTGGGATGAAGCTATTGGTTCGCCTAAATTGAAAAAGACTGTTAATAAATACGTTGAAAACTGGCTGGAAATGAAGGAGAACAATATTGGGTTGTTGATCCATGGTAATCCTGGCATTGGTAAAACCTACGCAGCTTTCGCCATTGCAAACGAGATTATGCAGCAGTACCGAGCCATAGTAGTGGCTGTCAACACGATAGGCTTATTGGCTCGGATTCGGGAAACTTTCAACCGGAATGACAAGGAAGCAGAGATTGATATTATCCGCTCACTGGAAAAGGCCAGT
This genomic interval carries:
- a CDS encoding helix-turn-helix domain-containing protein, which translates into the protein MIKRIKEEIKQKGLKHGFVANKVGMSYKTFSAAMNGRRRITIEELVRISKVLDVPVEKLIEGVIEDDRITHTS
- a CDS encoding helix-turn-helix domain-containing protein, which translates into the protein MIELHTPAEAAELLKVSRDTVYTLIHTRELPSVKIRGQYRVRGIDLENYISEALGWEA
- a CDS encoding ATP-binding protein, which translates into the protein MKDIVENVISIRASELTSTSWKCEVCNKPKKTKLVLLGKERVVRCNCECETMDYEAKKAEEQRRKQLKAIEKLKRYSLMDSKFHGSTLTSWDEAIGSPKLKKTVNKYVENWLEMKENNIGLLIHGNPGIGKTYAAFAIANEIMQQYRAIVVAVNTIGLLARIRETFNRNDKEAEIDIIRSLEKASLLILDDLGAEQKTNWSTAMLYQIIDARYRSGKPLILTTNLPLDNLRDKLISEDAIDRTYDRIAEICLPIQVRGKSNRAEVAKTKREQLMELLKKEN